The Cyprinus carpio isolate SPL01 chromosome A10, ASM1834038v1, whole genome shotgun sequence nucleotide sequence ctcctcttcatcttcacCCATCCCATGTGTCCCAAGAATGTTCATATTTCCGTAATAAGACATATTCAGTCTGGAGTTAAGTGTGAAATTGTTAGATGTTGCTGCTTCACGTGGTCTGCACTGCTCTGAACTTCtgcttttgagttttttttttttttaaatgcaccacTTAGGGTACTTTTGTTGAGTAttgctgaaaaataattattcttgTACTGATTCACTGCAGTTTATTAtgagaagttatttttttttcatatactctACCAAAATTACACTCTTTGTATAACAAACACATTGGTTGAGAACAATAGTAGCTGCTTTTGGTAACGTGAACGAGCACTGTTCGAACTGATGTTTTTGTAGtctattttgcatttgtttaggtTTGGAGAATGACATGCCACTCCAATCCCACATCTCTTAGTCATGTAAAAAGTACTACTTATGCTATATTTGTGTTTCAGAATCTAGTGAGTTGCCCTTCTGTCTACTGACAGCATCCAGCTGAAATGGAACCTCATACATTTTTCCCTAACAAAGTGGAAGGCAAAGTGTGAATAAACAGTTTGACATGCAGAGTTGTTTTTTCCCCATGTCTATAAGTTTATtagcattaaaggaataattatatttatactgtataatcaCAATGAAAACCATTCACTTTATCTGTGAGGAATTCAATATGGAGGCAAAGGAAGAATCCAAATGCAGGAAGTTTAAATCCAGAAACTTAATCAACAAGGCAGGCACAATGGTCAAAAAAGGAAGGCAATAAAACAGGCAGACCGCTCAGTAAGGAAGTGAAAATGGCAATACTTTGCAAAGTATTTAGAGAAGGGCATGACTAATTATACAGGTGAAAAAGAGGCAGTAACTATAGAAGAAACAGTTCATTGTTATTATTCGGGAGGGGGCTCCGTCTGGCAGTCGGCTGAATGGGTACCAGCCTCATTCTTTACATTATCGCTCTATAGCGGGGTTTAGCAtaaaccctgatcaaactcacttaCCTGTGGTTTTCTAGAGATCCTGAAGTCCTTGATgagctgtgtttgattagggttggagctaaactctgtggggcattggccctccagagCAAAATTTGAGGTATCCTGTTCTATGAGTACAGGTATATGCCAGGAAGACTGCATCTGCAGACCCATATGGGTTCATGTAATACATGCATGATTTGTTTATAAATACCACACATCTTTTCTCCAAACTTAACATAACGTTAACCCTGGGAACATGAGGGGTTCCCCTCGGTCCGTTCACGATCACGTTCCGGGGGAGGGGGGTCCCCCTCGGTCCGTTCGCCATGGGGTCCCCTCAAGCACGGGGCCTGGTGTGACTGCACCAGTTGCACCCCCTTAAGGACGGCCCTGGCGATGACCTAAAGCCAATGAGAGAGAAAGATACAGGGAAGCTGGAAGTTTGGGGAGGAGTTATTTCCTTATCACTTTTCATGTGCATTTGGTTGTGAAAGGTAGTTTGAGGACCAGACTATCAGTGCATTCCATGTGGGATATATCGCCCTCTGAAGGGCacttcagagtgaaaacaatTATGGCTTCGCTATTGAAGGGTCGTCccaaaccaaagtgctcaaaactggccacttcaaagggcccttcggaatgaaagtacaactgatggacactttgggTCCCCATTATCCTTTGCACAGGGAAGTTGTTTGGTGTCACAAAGTTCGACTTCAActataaatgtatgtacagtattttcaatactactgtaatatttatttgagTTAGACTTGGTACATTATTATGGTCAAAACAACATTGTACTTTAAATACATTACAGCTACCTTTATCAGTcaattcaaatgtttcaaatatacacaaaatatacattacaaatacatattacattacattacatatacaaatatCTTAAGTAAAATACGTTTTGGAGTCAACCAGTGTACAAAATGTGCGACGAAGGCACCTCCTTGATAGTCTCGTTAAGGTGACGCACAGAAGTGTGTTccaaaaaaaagagtttttttgaCCCCTACACACTTCATTCCTTCGAAGCTCTCATGGAGTGTAAACCCTTTCAAGGGATTAGGGcgtagggatgagcccttccaaATGTAACGCAGGGAGAGTTGTTGGCGATTCTTCTTATTGAAaattcatgcagtgtgtaacctCCTGTTGCTGATCCATCATGCAGTAtgaacacagcagcaactgaatgcAACCGCAGATACAGTGTGAAAACAACGGTGATCCGATGACTTTAAaaaattgtgcagtgtgaacTTAGCATTAaggaaaacatttgaaatatgtcTGAAAGTGATGTCTGTCACTAAGAGACATTTCCTCAAATAACACGTCTAGCACAACATATTTGTGCCTGCATATGTCTGGATGTCCTAGTGCAActttagcattagcattagcaggGGATGTCAGCAGGTATCAGGTCATGTCTCTGTAGAAATAAGCATTGAACTTTCCCTAAAGTTTTGCTGCCTCAAGCAAAGCCATAGCAAATATCTAGGAAGTGAATATCAGCCAAATTTAGCCGTTAGTCTAGTGCTAACATTAGTCTGTTCTTTCTGGTGTGAGATGGCAGATGCTGCTAAAATTGTAGGGTCGTCTTGGTGAAACATTATAATAGTTAGAAAAATCAAATCTGCAGAATGCAATGTAGTGAAGGAGTTCAAGTGAAAAAAGTGCACATTGAAGCACATCAGATGTGATGCACCACACAGTAAGTTTTCAATATCTGTTTCTGCTCAAAGAGAGGCAGAGTGGATGGAAATATCGATGCAGCTACAGGAGGAAgtggctgaaataaaaaaagatgtaggCCAATGTGCAGCACCATCTTTCACAGTCACTTCTCGACAACTACAGACATGAATTTCAGAATGTGTCTCTTTATTCTCATCAGTAACACAGATGCAGCCAAACAACACTTGCTCTTTAAAACTTACTTGTAGGGTCTGGgacaaaaaatgtatgtgtgtgcagggGCAGAACCAGGGGGTGGCCGTGGCCACCACTGACCTAAgcttggccaccccactcaaaactgcagtttttgtccccctttttttcttgacaagaaatgcatttattaaggtGTGGAACCACCGTATCTCTTTATGTCCACATCAAACGGGAGACTTTTCAGACGCGTACTTCAACTTCGCCTCAGTGCCAGGCGCAAGTCAAATGAGCGCGGAAAGGAACGTGCCaaatgagcttcagtagaacaacagtgaacttcAGTCTGGTGAGATGGTAGAACTAATTTTCCTTTCCTTGAAGCTGTTTTACCGTGCTCACGGTGCACACTTTACACGGATAAGGCACACGCTCTATATCGCTTCAtcataaataaagctaaaaagaaaCCAAGAACATACAATGTAGTTTTGTCGTCAGTTAAGCAATGAAATTACCAAAAAGCAGATTCTGCTGTCTTCTCAGCAAAAGCATTCCGTCTCAGTGAAGTACAGTCCCTGCATGGGGGTTGCCAAGACAGGCGACGCACTCACTGCCCTCCTGCATCGTGCAAGATTCCGTGCACGAGCCACACTCACAGCACAACATTTGCAACAAcgtcgctgaaggagaagaaatctgagtATTCTATGGCGAAGTGcacgcttatatagccagatgctgccgagccattggtttgtttttttaatacattgcACAAAACAATTGAAAAAGTGATTGTGagattgaaaaaggcttcagtattaagagaaaaaggagttttcctCAAAGCGTCTTAGCagacgcagtatgagtgaagtatcgataggAAACTTATTTTACATTCTGGCATTTATGTGTTGTTGActtctggcctttttttttttaaaccaattctTATCACTATCTGCATGTCTCATCAATAATTATGCAATGATTGAGAACAAGTTTTGGGGGTTTTGAGAACCAGAACCAAGCTGACTGAGCAATAAACTCCTAACTCctatttgactcctaaccctaaggttgtgggttcgagtctcgggccgacaataccacgactgaggtgcccttgagcaaggcaccaaacccccaactgctccccgggcgccgcagcataaatggctgcacactgctcgtgtgtgtgttcactgctgtgtgtgtgcaaatagTATAGaataaaaacagaccaaaaactattattatatgttactatacttggctgtatgtcacgtcacttcactttttaaaGCTAAAGTGAGcccctttattaaaatacctgaAAATGGGAAATAATACACAAATTGTTATGTTCACTCAGCATTACTTGATCTAATTCACAAATATCTCAATTACAATTTagtataaattatttgtattcagTTGTGTTTTAAAACAGTCCAATACTTTATAGtcaatcacatttttatattgaaataatgaagatttctgtgccaccccagactggttgctggcccCTCCTTGGCCACCCCTATAAAAACAACCTGGCTCcaccacagtgtgtgtgtgtccccatCCCCCAGGCCCAATGATTGGACTTGTGGTTTCCCTCAGTTGACATAAGCATCTGCTAAAGGGATAAATGTAAAATGATCACAGCATCCTACTTCCTCTATATTAGTCACATTAATGGACAACATCAGATACATACACTGAAACACAgatcaaaataatgattaaatacaaataaagtttattaatagaaaagatttatttagGGTATCTATATATGTTTTGAACGTTTACTGCAAAAGACATCTAATGAGTGTATATAagagacaagaaagaaaaaaacttcataatttacagcataacattttttttatgtattactcATTTTAAAACGTTCTTCTCACAGATCCACTTAAAAGCATCATTACATGGATAATCATACCAGCGTGATGCATAAGACATAACACAGTTTTCTCTTCTGTGTCCATTGGGCTCTCCAGACCACCAGAAGCTGAAAATACAGATCAACCTTAGATGTTCAGTGCTGCTTTCTGTGAAATGTAATACTGACTATGAGAATAATTTATTAGATAATAATCAGTTCAATCCATTGATTTCTCACCCAGAGGCCAGTGTGctgccatcaacccatttccatGTGCCCTCCACATCACTGTCAGTCAGACCAATCCAGGCAGAAGTGCCAAAAGACATTTTTGTAACAAGACCCTAAAAAGAGGAAACAACTACACTGTAATCTGATAATGCCGAAATTCAGTTGACTTCACATGGACATACTTGTATATCCATctgaagcaaacacacacatacattggtattttgtgttttatgagtaCTTTCCATAGACATGATTTTTACACTGtacaaactttattttctatctgcttaccctaaccctaccctaaacctactcctcacacaaaactttaaaaatgtcccCACAGAAAAATGACTGGTATTACTATTTGGTCCCCATGATGTAAGGAATACCAAgtacacacaaactcacacgcaaacagaaacacacacacacacacacacacacacacagtatatttcACTCACTTGTTCCTCGCTGTTGTTTATGGTGATCAGATCTGCTCCTCTAGCCTTACAGTCTTGTCTGCTCTCAGTCCAGCTCTTCTTCTCCAAGGAAATGAAGTAAAGACTGGACTGATATAAAAACATCCACCTGTTATCATAAGCAGTTTAAGTATTAGGACTTTATTCCCATCCACACTGAACTACACGACTTGTTTGTATAGCTGTGGTGTAGTTCATAATTACCCACTTCATGAAGACGTTTCCACAGGTCATTGTTCTCCTGCTGTAACTGCTCTCTTTGTTTCATTACAACATCATGCTTGGATAATAAATCTTTCTTTTCAATTGTCAGGTTGTTGTTCTGGATCACTAACTGATATTTCTCTGTTTTGTAATCATTGATCGTGATCAGTAGGtgctctctctcttctgtgaggTTGGTGATCTTGTTTAGTAGCTGTTCTTTCTCTTCTGTGTAGTTTGTGTTCTTTGAATGGATTTGGACACacagcactatgactgcagtcagcagaagaacacacagcagCACTAAACGCACTGCAGCTGCTCTGGAGCTTCTGATCTTCACTGAATCACTTCCTGAACAACACAGGCGTGATGTTAAATGAATGCgcaaattttgacatttaatcaaataaattaatgtgattACCTGTATGCTGAAgtggttggtgtgtgtttgtctctgtcctGAAATCATGATCTCTCACATGATCCGCACTCTCATAGATAGCCACCGTCATCtccactctctttctcttcattccCTCAGTCTCAGTACAGATGACATTGTCATAAATAGTATCAGACATTTCTACTCTTTTtaaagtccaacactaatatttTGTGATGATGTTGAACGTtctttctgtgtctgtgtcaGCTCATAgactaactaaaataataactaaacacAACAGAACTAGCATGCACTAAATATGTGAGGCAGGGGCATAGCCAGAAATTTTAAGTGGGTGGGCCTATATAAAATAGGGTGGCCAAAGTTTAgtgtttcacgagttcacatttacagataatgaacagagtaaaggttatgcttatttggcgtgctgtccggggagagggctccgagctcggcaTTTAGCCCGGACCCAAGCACTCCCCCCGAGTGTTCCTCCCTGTGCTGGGGTAGGTACGGGCTGAAGGTGAGGAGtcggggtggtggagggatgctgaaagactagagataatgaaggtaaggctgctttgattatttataggaGTTCTCTCTTGTGCTGATTGGATAGATGACGGACTGGCTGTGTTAATTATCTGCGCGTGCTCCTCccaaaatttgttaataaaacatcacataaaaacTGCATGTCAGATTGCCAacagaaaatacagcacaaagattcaaaacacaatacttcaaaaaattttgattaacattaatgttaatatcAAAATGtactaatacataattaaaattaaaagttgtatctgttgaCATTTGCACCTGAGCTAACGTTAACAatgattaataaacactgtaacatatattgctcattgttaattttagttaatgcattaactaacgttaactgaAGGAGGTTTATTGTAAAGCACTACCTCAGGCTGAGACAATGGGGCTTCGCAGATGATTTCATAAGTGTCTTTGTTAGTTTGCGTTCAAAGGAGAGTAAAAATCGAGGACCATAGAAATGTGTACACCTACAAATATGCAGTTTATTATGGAGAAGAGTATCTAGCACAATGTTTATGTGTTTCTTTCTACGAAGGACACATCTGTTTGGCGGATTAAACACTGTACCTATGCTAATATGATGCTTCAAACACGCTCGGCTCAGAAGTTTCCAGTCTATAAATCCATCACCTACAGGTGGTCAGTCGGGTTTCATTTGTAGATGTTCCGGATTCATTGCTaagacttttactttttaaaaaatgtatctgaTTGATGTTTGCTTCACTATTTTCAAATTCAACGCCCAAATGCGCATTGAAAACATAACATTGTGGTGGGATTAACAGAAACTGACGAATCATCATTTTGACAAGCGTATGGTATGCCCCTACAGGAAGAGGGAAAACTAAGTGCCAGTGCAAAGTGTAAgagcaagttattttaaaaactaaaataaatgccAATATTGAATTCCATGGACAGAAGAAAATATAGActcaataattaaaatacatgctAATATTGAATTGTGACAAAGTACAGTCAACCCAATGTTGAGAACTTGAGAAGTCCTCAAAAAGCGATGAATAAAATATGCAAGCACTACCCTTAATTAAAAGTTCTGTTTGTGGTTGGATGCTTTACTTGCGCCAACAAAACGATGACTGTACAGAGTAATTACCCTTGTGTGCCGTGACGaagatgaaatgttttgttttgaaatgggaaagatttattttgtattgccTCTGATAATAGGTGTCATTTAAGATGCAGTCCACAGCCCTAACAAGGTCTTGAAAGTGTTTCGGAGCCTTGAGGAATTCTAATGTTTTGAATCTCTTAAGAAGTGACCTATTTACACTGCTTTAGAGATTTAATTTCCTTTCCActagattctctctctctctctctctctctctctctctctctctcacacacacacacacacaaattttagACTGCCTATTTCAAACTGTGATGTGAGTTATTAGTATGAATTATTATGCAGTACtttaaacaaacagaataaaTCTGTGTCTCTAAAACAGAACTTCTATTTTGGCCAACACTGTGTCAGTGGTAGAGGTGAGCATTGGTAGACTGGTAGAAATCGAACAACTAGTATACATTTTGGATTATCATTTTGTTTAAGTGTTGCATCCTCATGAAAGTTTACCCCCTTCATacgtttttaagccttgccaggtcatgtttaacactgtgtatatatatagggtactatatactatactataaagGGTACACCATAGCCCTTTTCATCTGTTTATAGTCatgtactgatttaaaaaaaaaaaataatcacattacaCACATATAGTATAGACAAGTTTTATTAAACGCGGAAGGTCTTATGtgctgttcacaccaagaacaataactataattttttaatagttcTATGAGAAAAGGTAAGTGATATGAAATAACCCCCGCATATGTAACATACATGTAATTACTCCATAGCAGAGTTACACAGgaggagctggggaaggtggagggtttctgaagagTGCTGCAACTGCATTAGccgagtatttgaatgttgagcagcaagctcactGATACAAAAAtccatgtgaataatgatgtctCTATGTCAGACAGAGTTAGAACCTATCGgtctgcaccatctagagtttcatgacagaactttgtcattagtattagtttttgctgtgttattaaatatatgaGAACTGTGAAATTTTAATGTAATCTAAAATGCGTTGCCTTAATTCCAGCAAAAAAGATAACTATACAGTGAAATATATtgttatcataaaataaaattacttatattCCAAcattgaaaatttactcacctttaggccacccaaaatgtaaatgagtttgatttttcatgggaacagatttggagaaatttagcattacatcacttgttcatcaatggatcctctgcagtgaatgggtgccgtcagaatgagagtccaaacagctgataaaaacacaacaataatcctactttgcacagatcaagcattgtttacaatcaaaacagttcttaacagatatgttggtggattttacagtgcgaggacaacaggggatgggcttttttactggaggaggcgttattatggattatggatattTTGATCAGAAGTGATGGCTTAAAGTTAAAATGgcttaatgttggatttgtttctaacaagCACAtagcttttcaattcacaagagATTAACTGATGAActagagttgtgtggattattgtgatacttttagcagctgtttggactctcgttctgattgcacccattcactgctgaggaattttcagttttgggcgaactattcctttaatggtttaatttttagaaaatttaGAAAATTGAGTTAATATGTTTGTAAATAATTGCATCATTCATCGTGGtattataatatgtatgtatatgtgctCGGAATCCAGGAAAttcaacattattttccattttgtTATTGTGAGCTgaagttgctcttttccatacaatgaaagtgaatggggaccagggactatcaagctccaaaaaggacaaaaatgccccataaaagcatcataacaATATGTCATACAAATTATATTCTAAGTCTTCCAAGTCATTCAATAGTTCTGTGTAACAGACTGAAATTGTAATTGTTCATTGTAAATATTactattcattttatatagaaaataataacttgaacattctgctaaacattttcttttgtgttacacagaagaaagaaagtaatgcGAGTTTCAAaagacatgaggctgagtaaatgatttcagaaatgtattttctgGATGAACTATTGCATTCACTTCAAACTAGTTTAACAGGGCAGGTAAGGTAccatgaatgaaaatgagaaaaaaggaaTATCTCAGACACTGTATTCTCCTCAGATCCCCTGAAGGGAGGATgtaaaagaggggaaaaaacagctTCTTCTTAAGATGTGCTGTTTAATGGATTTTGGGGAGCAGAATCAAAGAAGCAACagagaaagttttttttctttacaaaagagtgtgcatgtttgtgtgcatgtgagaaCAGCTGAATATACATCTTTTTTACTTAGTTCAGGACAATCATCCATATTATGCTGCTAAGTCCTAAGGACATTtcccttgaaaaataaaattctaaataataaataaaaatctcatatCATTAAAAGCAGAATGCGCATCATTGAGAAGCATGAGCTCAGTTTTGTGTATCACACACAGTCTAAATCCAGATTTTACAGGTATTCATCTCACTGTGTTTCCCTTTACCATTActattggtttgtttttgtttgcttgtttgtttgtttgttttttggctctTTCATTAAACTACAAGGCAAGAAAAACATTACTCAACTCTCATAAGTCCAAGTTAGCAGTTCTTATCCTTTTTTGGTGTTGCACTTTTATAATATACcatgcatgcaattttttttttaaattaacttaaatgtatattatttaaatctttttttccctttatttaaaaccaaaaagtGGTTTGTGGGGACAAGCATCAGTGACATTAAGAGAACGCTATGTCAAAAAATCTCATTTTACACAACACGCAGGAGAGGTCTTCACTCATCTGCTTTGTTCCCACCCTCATTCATCACCCTCATTCATCATTTCTCTGTAGGCACATCGTTTGGGGTTGACAGTCAGAATAACTAGTGTCACCAAGTAGATTGAAAAGTTCTTTTCAGgtgttgtaattttttgtttccTTGCAGGAAAAGAAAACCCAAAGTTTGGCTCACACACAAAGCCAATTATAGGCACAGTAAACGACATTTTATCAGGCGGAAAAGCTGTCTATCACAGATGTAGATGGTTTGACTGGCGTCCCTCATGTGTCACTGCCGGATGGTTTGAAGACAAGGTCATGCTCTTAATGAGCGGGACATTAGTAAACATCTCAAACTCATTCATTGTTGCGACTCTTacataatgactttattttatgTTCCTGGAAAGCCAAAGGTAGCAAGacagtttcattttattaaatgaatgcttTACATTATGTGTCCTCTTTGTACCTGTTTGGATtctattaaacaaatatattttatattatcaagTTTGGTGGTGCTTGTGTCTGTTCTTGTACCCATAATATgttcaatatattatttaaaaacgtaTTATTGTACTATGTAAAAcctttactgtatattacataaatgcctatttatattttatacaacaattcAGTATAATTTATAGATGCCATTTATTAACTACATTAATGAAGCACTTTACAGTAGATGTGTTCGGGGGACTGAAATCAATATCTCTTTAGTGGTGTTAAATAAATTTTCTTACTCTGGCATAAATCACTTTGCAATTACATAGTGTCCTCCAAAATCTGAATCAAATTGCGTATTATTTAATGCACATGACAAATCAACGAGAAAGCGAAAAAGAAAGGGCCAGTGCAAAGGAAAGTAGGGTTTGACAAATAAATCATGACTCACGATTTTGAATCAAGACAATTAATGGCATTCCAGAGGGGCGAAATTGCTCAAATCCACAGTACACATTCAGAATGAGATTAGGATGGGACGTTTCTGGACACAAAACCACCTCTGCTTGGATGGACCAGGAGGAGGCGTTTGTGCATGGGAGAAGAGTATAGAGCTATTCTCCCATTGTCACATATTGAAAAATGTGAGAATAGAAGAAGAGGGGGTGTACGTTTATTTGCTGACATCTTTGCTGATTTCTGTAGTCTCCCACTCTACATTATGCAACTATAATACTGCAGTTTTTCCTCCATTTATTGCTTAACTTTTAATCCTATcttaaagaattttattttaatcatcattAATCCGTAATTTAATCAATATAACACACTATAGATGTTACAAAATTGAGAATCTGCATTCTGCATGTTATCATTGAATTGATATAATCAGAAATAAATGATGAGTTGATATTACAACTTCATTTTTGAGATTTGATGTGCCTCCAGCATCTCTTAAAAATTCCAGCTGAAGTATTCACAGCTGTATGTTGATGCTCAAGGAACTTaaagaaatgacagtaaaatCCTGATAAGACTTACTTcataaaaaacacatatgcacatTCATACAGACATGCAAAGTCATCAGTTCAAGGACAGATATGATTAATCTAGTAATATATATGGGAATTTTAGCACTCAAGAAAAGTCCAACTCCATGAGAACTGGTAAAATAATTTGAACCTTCTGAGTGCTGTAATGATAACGCTCACAGCTCATGACAAGGGTTCATAGATCAATAAAGCTTTTGAATTTGGCTTTGACATTAAAGCCTTAACTTAAACTTTCTTATTACTGAGTTAcattagtctctctctctccatccctaCACATTGGCTGCATATCAGTTTGCAAACTTAAGGACTGCATTAAAAGTATGTACTTCACTGATTATAGGAAAGTACTGTACATAGTCTACTTATGAGCATGGCCAcctttcagtttttgttttggggtggaAATGTTAGCATAGCTAAGCGATAGCATCTTTTAGAACCGTACACCAGTACTGGGACATGTTAGTAAGTCATAAACTTGTGTCTTGATATCACAGATGGCctttattttgacatttgtgtttatatgttttagaCAGAAGCGTAAATCTTAGAATAGCTAAGTATTGATACTATGTGATAAAGTTGTGTCTGATACCACAGAccccattttaatgtttttatttgcatttaagtgTTAGCATATCTAAGCATCTATTAAGATACTACAACAGTGTTGGGACATGCTAataaatcatcacagactgtgtttgtatgtgttagCATAGCTATTAACATCTAAGTGGTACCATGTAATAAAGTTGTTCCTGATACCACAGACCTCATTTCAGAGTTtgcatttaagttttagtatatAGCTAAGCATTAACATCTATTAAGACAGTACAACAATATTGAGAAAAGTCTTGTGTCTTGATGTCACAGACCCCATTTCaatgtttgcatttgcatcttAGCAGATAGGATTGGGACATGCTAAAACATAATTAATGTTTCAATGACTATGATCAGACAGGGACATCGATATCCATAGAGCAGCAGGAGATGAGCTTCGATTTCATTTGAGAAGTAATGGGTTTGGAGGTCTGACAAAATCTGTTATATGTGTTCTGTTTCACAGTTGTTTGAAGACCATTGCCATATGT carries:
- the LOC122146519 gene encoding asialoglycoprotein receptor 1-like, whose protein sequence is MSDTIYDNVICTETEGMKRKRVEMTVAIYESADHVRDHDFRTETNTHQPLQHTGSDSVKIRSSRAAAVRLVLLCVLLLTAVIVLCVQIHSKNTNYTEEKEQLLNKITNLTEEREHLLITINDYKTEKYQLVIQNNNLTIEKKDLLSKHDVVMKQREQLQQENNDLWKRLHEVDRWMFLYQSSLYFISLEKKSWTESRQDCKARGADLITINNSEEQGLVTKMSFGTSAWIGLTDSDVEGTWKWVDGSTLASG